One segment of Erigeron canadensis isolate Cc75 chromosome 2, C_canadensis_v1, whole genome shotgun sequence DNA contains the following:
- the LOC122588652 gene encoding J domain-containing protein required for chloroplast accumulation response 1 — protein sequence MERLTRTANLPLMRFGRSFEKEASSSAMDTRPRNSDDVVDDDVDFDDVFGGPPTRTRYSFGGSRIKSSEESSTSSVSGLCERPVFGESYSSPRRPTSDDFYDDIFRRSDESVRSPSYSTSLPAEFSLPAKMIKGVDIPVFGSNVHTPNTSFSRYSSGQTLLSRESSSVKDSTHFAQSNEDEVEQKSKTRTTRIGSPSSEFHFSIHKWANVGVPLLMSLRGGKHPTLKGSSKVSALSMDNMQESVFPNEKLSAETADVNLPSAIGSMEVTEKETLTVKQEVKEHVVVPPAPISLVHDEIEKKGHGEAGREVEEKKSVETSKKKVEAKKTNDSKKVEANKPVIGSPKRSPKNRVKGMVKDFFKISNQDSPPKAKKNVSSRWIPSARNRTQEEVDEIISKLDTFPAANAEAIPDASKTSKLASELSAENVKVGLDASSAMPLDSKLTAENAKMNTDASSTIPLPSKVPAENVKMAPDASYMVEEQTGKINKQKYAQNRTIRKLEDINFQKDSSAASESVPYGSKASVEKIDDFLIEELPPVEDNQSKTQEESEAIMALDSKIRMWSSGRKGNIRSLLSTLQLVLWAESGWKPVALVDIIESNAVKKAYNRAMLCLHPDKLQQKGADAQKKYIAEKVFDILQEAWDHFNTLGTLL from the exons ATGGAAAGACTAACTCGAACTGCTAATCTGCCACTTATGCGATTCGGACGATCTTTTGAAAAGGAAGCCAGTTCTTCTGCTATGGACACACGTCCAAGAAATTCGGatgatgttgttgatgatgatgttgattttgatgatgtgtTTGGTGGGCCTCCCACACGTACGAGGTATAGTTTTGGAGGTAGTAGGATTAAGTCGTCTGAAGAATCGTCCACGAGTTCAGTGTCAGGATTGTGTGAGCGGCCGGTTTTTGGTGAGTCGTATAGTTCGCCTAGACGGCCTACCagtgatgatttttatgatgatatCTTTAGAAGAAGTGATGAATCTGTTCGGTCTCCTTCTTATTCCACTTCACTTCCTGCTGAATTCAG TCTGCCTGCAAAGATGATCAAAGGTGTAGATATTCCTGTATTCGGTTCAAATGTGCATACACCAAATACTTCTTTCTCTAgatattcatctggtcaaaCATTGTTATCTCGTGAATCATCTAGTGTTAAGGATTCAACACACTTTGCACAAtctaatgaagatgaagttgagCAAAAGTCTAAGACTAGAACAACGCGAATAGGATCTCCGAGTAGTGAATTTCACTTTTCTATACATAAATGGGCGAATGTAGGAGTGCCGTTATTGATGTCTCTTCGTGGAGGCAAACATCCGACTTTGAAAGGAAGCAGTAAAGTTAGCGCGTTATCAATGGACAATATGCAAGAATCTGTCTTTCCAAATGAGAAATTATCTGCAGAGACGGCAGATGTGAACCTTCCATCTGCAATTGGTTCAATGGAAGTGACCGAGAAAGAAACTTTAACTGTAAAACAGGAAGTTAAAGAGCATGTGGTCGTACCTCCAGCTCCAATTTCACTAGTACACGATGAGATTGAAAAAAAAG GTCATGGAGAGGCTGGAAGAGAGGTAGAAGAGAAGAAAAGCGTGGAGACAAGTAAGAAAAAAGTTGAGGCGAAAAAGACTAATGACAGTAAAAAAGTAGAGGCAAATAAGCCTGTTATTGGATCGCCTAAAAGGTCGCCTAAAAACCGAGTCAAGGGTATGGTCAAAGATTTCTTCAAGATATCTAATCAAGACAGTCCGCCAAAGGCCAAAAAGAATGTGAGCTCTAGATGGATACCTAGTGCCAGAAATCGAACTCAAGAAGAAGTCGATGAAATCATTTCAAAATTGGATACATTTCCAGCAGCGAATGCAGAAGCGATACCAGATGCCTCAAAGACATCAAAATTGGCCAGTGAATTGTCTGCAGAAAATGTCAAAGTAGGACTAGATGCTTCAAGCGCAATGCCATTGGATAGTAAATTGACTGCGGAAAATGCTAAAATGAACACTGATGCTTCAAGCACAATACCATTGCCTAGTAAAGTGCCTGCAGAAAATGTGAAAATGGCACCGGATGCTTCATATATG GTGGAGGAACAAACTGGGAAAATTAACAAGCAGAAATATGCACAGAATCGTACTATTAGAAAACTTGAAGATATTAACTTTCAAAAGGACTCTTCAGCAGCTTCAG AATCCGTTCCTTATGGTTCTAAGGCTAGTGTTGAAAAAATAGACGATTTCCTG ATAGAAGAATTGCCTCCTGTAGAGGACAACCAATCTAAAACTCAAGAAGAATCCGAGGCCATCATG GCTTTGGATTCAAAAATCCGTATGTGGTCAAGTGGAAGAAAAGGAAACATTCGTTCACTACTCTCGACTTTACAGCTT GTTCTGTGGGCTGAGAGTGGCTGGAAGCCGGTAGCACTTGTTGATATAATAGAATCGAATGCCGTGAAGAAAGCTTATAATCGGGCCATGTTATGTTTGCACCCCGATAAGTTACAGCAAAAAGGCGCGGATGCACAAAAAAAGTACATAGCAGAAAAGGTCTTTGATATACTTCAG GAAGCATGGGATCATTTTAACACACTTGGTACTCTACTTTGA
- the LOC122587118 gene encoding arabinosyltransferase RRA3-like, with amino-acid sequence MAGGGLVGRRDKINTAAAAAHSIRGSRIAIAIAIGVTLGCIFAFLYPHGFLSSKQSSQFQGRRLTKSFLQIRSTSCESSERVNMLKSERADLSSKNDDLKKQVMDLTKKLMAAEQKNGKAEQQVMVVGEPQKTGPFGTVKGIRTNPVVLPDETVNPRLTEILKKIAVKNELIVALANTNVKDMLEVWFTSIKKVGIPNYLVVALDDGIVDFCKENDVPFYKRDPDEDVDSVAKTGSNHAVSGLKFRILREFLQLGYSVLLSDVDIVYIQNPFDHIYRDSDVESMSDGHDNMTAYGFNDVSDDPSMGWARYAHTMRIWVYNSGFFYLRPTLPAIELLDRVADRLSHPPPSWDQAVFNEELFFPSHPGYVGLHASKRTMDRYMFMNSKTLFKEVRKDGNLKKLKPVIVHVNYHPDKLPRMKAVMEFYFNGKQDALEPFPDGSDW; translated from the exons ATGGCAGGAGGAGGTCTTGTCGGTCGCCGAGACAAAATCAacacagcagcagcagcagctcaTTCCATACGCGGATCACGAATCGCCATCGCAATAGCCATCGGAGTTACACTCGGCTGTATCTTTGCATTTCTGTACCCACATGGttttctttcttcaaaacaATCTTCTCAATTTCAAGGCCGCCGTCTCACCAAATCTTTTCTTCAG ATTAGATCGACTTCATGTGAATCTTCAGAGCGAGTTAACATGCTGAAATCAGAACGGGCAGATTTATCAAGCAAGAACGATGATCTTAAGAAACAAGTTATGGATTTAACTAAAAAGTTAATGGCGGCTGAACAGAAAAACGGTAAGGCTGAGCAGCAAGTGATGGTCGTAGGTGAGCCACAAAAAACCGGACCTTTTGGTACTGTCAAAGGTATAAGAACCAACCCTGTAGTTCTTCCTGACGAGACTGTTAACCCAAGACTCacagaaatattaaaaaagattgCTGTGAAAAATGAGCTTATAGTTGCACTTGCAAATACTAATGTTAAAGACATGTTAGAGGTGTGGTTCACTAGCATTAAAAAGGTAGGTATACCTAATTATCTAGTGGTGGCGTTAGATGACGGGATTGTGGATTTTTGCAAAGAAAATGATGTGCCATTTTACAAAAGAGACCCCGATGAAGATGTTGACTCTGTGGCTAAAACCGGAAGCAATCATGCTGTTTCAGGATTGAAATTCAGAATCTTGAGGGAGTTTTTACAGTTGGGTTACAGTGTCCTTTTATCGGACGTTGATATTGTATACATACAGAACCcatttgatcatatatatcGGGATTCAGATGTTGAGTCTATGTCTGATGGGCATGATAATATGACTGCGTATGGATTTAATGACGTCTCTGATGATCCTTCAATGGGATGGGCTAGATATGCTCATACAATGCGAATATGGGTTTATAATTCTGGGTTCTTTTATTTACGGCCTACTTTACCTGCAATTGAGCTTTTAGATCGAGTGGCTGACAGGCTATCTCACCCACCACCTTCTTGGGATCAGGCGGTTTTCAATGAAGAGTTATTTTTCCCTTCTCATCCAGGTTATGTCGGGCTTCATGCTTCTAAGAGAACCATGGATCGTTATATGTTTATGAACAGTAAGACTCTTTTTAAGGAAGTAAGAAAAGATGGTAACTTAAAGAAGTTGAAGCCTGTGATTGTTCATGTGAATTATCATCCAGATAAATTACCGAGAATGAAAGCAGTGATGGAGTTCTATTTCAATGGCAAGCAAGATGCGTTGGAACCGTTTCCTGATGGCTCTGATTGGTAA
- the LOC122588506 gene encoding LOW QUALITY PROTEIN: probable protein phosphatase 2C 55 (The sequence of the model RefSeq protein was modified relative to this genomic sequence to represent the inferred CDS: substituted 1 base at 1 genomic stop codon) produces MLNWCQGKMPYKYFSKFRCSFSHGIQRTSIALEGLLDHGKLLCVKPRFYSGLYVESGDLNFLLQSFTPCAAQLNVQPASRKKNLSVIGVVSRSFSTPSVSGPSLEVCGYHGGELLSGANHLPVGIDNYKMPMALSSSRALLGGGSLNNSTVTCGHLIGPIDIFNIHCSSRSFHSYSKISMNSRNKDQSDRSSLYGYLIYHVAKTNGSCNLFLNFQWNSFHVSSPARLTAGTTSDLFSDNHVNDDQLPSFADSSDRXCILFGKNLPDRSLKLLSGSCYLPRPEKEETGGEDAHFIYPDEQAIGVADGVGGWADLGIDAGTYARELMSHSVSAVQDEPKGSVDPSRVLEKAYTNTKAKGSSTACIIALTNQGLNAINLGDSGFMVVRDGCTVFRSPAQQHDFNFTYQLENGSNSDLPSSGQVFSIVVAPGDVIVAGTDGLFDNLYNNDITAIVVHAIRAGLDPQVTAQKIAALARQRAQEKDRQTPFSAGAQEAGFRYYGGKLDDITVVVSYITPAKDDDSSSSSSS; encoded by the exons AGCCTAGGTTCTACTCTGGACTGTATGTAGAATCTGGTGACCTAAATTTTCTACTTCAAAGCTTCACTCCATGTGCTGCTCAATTAAACGTACAGCCAGCAAGTAGAAAAAAGAACCTTTCGGTTATTGGAGTTGTATCACGGTCATTTTCCACTCCATCTGTGTCAGGACCATCATTGGAAGTTTGTGGTTATCACGGTGGCGAACTGCTATCTGGGGCTAACCATTTACCTGTTGGTATTGACAATTATAAGATGCCAATGGCTCTTTCCAGCTCTAGAGCTTTACTTGGAGGAGGTTCTCTAAATAACTCAACTGTCACGTGCGGGCATCTTATTGGCCCAATCgatatttttaatattcattGTTCTAGCAGAAGCTTCCACAGTTACAGCAAGATTAGCATGAATTCAAGAAATAAAGATCAATCAGACAGATCATCTCTCTATGGATATCTTATTTACCATGTTGCCAAAACTAATGGTAGCTGTAACCTGTTTCTTAATTTTCAGTGGAATAGCTTCCATGTCTCGTCTCCTGCACGTTTGACTGCTGGAACAACCTCTGATTTGTTCTCAGACAACCATGTGAATGATGACCAGCTTCCAAGTTTTGCAGATTCTTCTGATAGGTAATGTATTCTGTTTGGT AAGAATTTACCAGATAGATCACTAAAGCTGCTTTCAGGATCATGTTATCTGCCTCGTCCCGAGAAGGAGGAAACAGGTGGCGAAGATGCTCATTTCATTTATCCTGACGAGCAAGCAATTGGTGTAGCCGATGGTGTAGGTGGCTGGGCTGATCTTGGTATTGATGCTGGAACATATGCACGGGAGCTTATGTCCCACTCAGTAAGCGCAGTACAAGATGAACCTAAGGGTTCCGTTGATCCTTCCAGGGTCTTGGAGAAAGCTTACACAAATACCAAAGCCAAAGGATCGTCAACTGCTTGCATTATTGCACTCACCAATCAG GGTCTTAATGCCATTAATTTAGGTGATAGTGGTTTCATGGTAGTTAGAGATGGTTGTACTGTTTTCCGATCCCCTGCACAACAGCATGATTTCAATTTCACATATCAATTGGAAAATGGAAGTAATAGTGATTTGCCGAGCTCTGGTCAG GTGTTTTCAATTGTTGTTGCCCCGGGAGATGTCATAGTAGCAGGCACGGATGGACTCTTTGATAATTTGTACAACAACGATATCACTGCAATTGTGGTTCATGCGATACGAGCTGGTTTGGATCCCCAGGTGACTGCTCAAAAAATAGCAGCTTTGGCACGACAAAGGGCACAGGAAAAGGACAGGCAGACACCTTTCTCTGCTGGAGCTCAAGAAGCTGGATTTCGCTATTATGGTGGGAAGCTTGATGATATTACGGTTGTTGTCTCCTATATCACCCCTGCTAAAGAT GACGACTCTTCATCGTCAAGCTCTTCTTAG